A genomic window from Terrisporobacter glycolicus ATCC 14880 = DSM 1288 includes:
- the fliP gene encoding flagellar type III secretion system pore protein FliP (The bacterial flagellar biogenesis protein FliP forms a type III secretion system (T3SS)-type pore required for flagellar assembly.), giving the protein MNEIIQMISNNQQELTPLIELFIVLTLMMFLPTMVFMMTSFIRIIITFSFIKSALGATQSIPNQILIGIALSLTIFIMAPTINSINNEAIKPYMNEEIKFDEAVEKAQVPIKKFLLNQTREDDLKLFIESADIDKTNLNRENVPLSVLVPAFAISELKTAFQIGFLVYLPFLLIDLVVSSTLMSMGMFMLPPAMISLPFKLLLFIMVDGWNLLIKSLLLSFK; this is encoded by the coding sequence ATGAACGAAATAATACAAATGATTTCAAATAATCAACAAGAACTTACTCCTTTAATAGAGCTATTTATTGTTTTAACACTTATGATGTTTCTACCAACAATGGTGTTTATGATGACGAGTTTTATAAGAATCATCATTACATTCTCATTTATTAAATCGGCTTTAGGTGCTACACAATCTATTCCAAATCAAATATTAATTGGAATAGCATTGTCATTAACAATTTTTATTATGGCTCCTACAATAAACTCCATAAATAATGAAGCCATTAAACCCTATATGAATGAAGAAATAAAATTTGATGAGGCAGTAGAAAAGGCACAAGTTCCTATTAAAAAATTCTTGCTAAATCAAACAAGAGAAGATGATTTAAAACTATTTATAGAAAGTGCTGATATAGATAAAACTAATTTAAATAGAGAAAATGTACCGCTTAGTGTATTAGTACCAGCATTTGCAATAAGTGAATTAAAAACTGCTTTTCAGATAGGTTTTTTAGTTTATTTACCATTTTTACTAATAGACTTAGTAGTTTCAAGTACCCTAATGTCTATGGGTATGTTCATGCTTCCGCCAGCTATGATATCTTTGCCATTTAAATTATTGTTATTTATTATGGTAGATGGTTGGAATTTATTGATTAAATCTTTGTTATTAAGTTTCAAATAG
- the fliQ gene encoding flagellar biosynthesis protein FliQ: MSENMVMSIVKEALYTSMLVGGPILILSLLVGLLVSIFQATTQIQEQTLTFVPKVIVIALTLALGGNWMLNEIIKFTTKIMNMIAVIKG, encoded by the coding sequence ATGTCAGAGAATATGGTAATGAGTATAGTAAAAGAAGCATTATATACAAGTATGTTAGTTGGGGGACCTATTTTAATTTTATCATTGTTAGTTGGTTTGCTTGTAAGTATATTTCAAGCAACAACACAAATTCAGGAGCAAACATTAACATTTGTTCCAAAGGTAATAGTAATAGCATTAACATTGGCACTAGGTGGAAACTGGATGCTAAATGAGATTATTAAATTTACCACTAAAATCATGAATATGATAGCTGTTATAAAGGGGTAA
- a CDS encoding fused FliR family export protein/FlhB family type III secretion system protein has protein sequence MLFIFIRVITFFSSLNILFPSGTPKAFKVCFSILMSIIISYGVNIDVNVLTTFDLIKLVAMETVNGLLLGYITNLCFNSLKIAGSLIDQQIGLSMSSIYDPNTKEQATLIENLMYWMGIIIFFSMNGHHKLIIGIQESFHLIEIGENLIQNNFYYIVHVFVQCFTIGFKIAVPVILSLIFTDLIMGLISRSVPQLNVMIIGMPLKMLVGVVFFMIALPFIITEIHNLLNKIPDILDGTLSMVNNDMMTSLGPVGIVLSMGDDKTEEPTAKKKRDARKKGNIAKSKEVTTAITLVAMLMIIFTMSDYIILEIKNFMINLLSSSFSMNFEGGVILNSLGSKILLSFMKIFLPIGFIIMIFGVIGNLIQSGMLFTGEGLKPQFSKLNPINGFKNMFSLKALGTLVKSIAIIGILLYIGYSFMSKNFEGIMKSADIYLPYLLNTIIELIKSLLGKICLAVVLIAIADYAYQRFTHNKELKMTKQEVKEEYKQMEGDPQVKGKIKQKQRELSNSRMMQAVPSATVIVTNPTHISIAIKYEKGIDSTPIVVAKGADIVAFKIREVAKEHDIPIIENKPLARLIYKEVDIDKEIPEEMYQAVAEVLVAVYKIKNKYK, from the coding sequence ATGTTATTCATATTTATTAGAGTAATAACATTTTTTTCTTCTCTTAATATTTTATTTCCATCGGGAACCCCAAAGGCTTTTAAAGTATGCTTTTCAATATTAATGTCTATTATAATATCCTATGGCGTTAATATTGATGTAAATGTGCTTACTACATTTGACTTAATTAAATTAGTAGCTATGGAAACTGTAAATGGGTTACTTTTAGGTTATATAACAAATTTATGTTTTAATAGCTTGAAAATAGCGGGTAGTTTAATAGATCAACAAATAGGTTTATCAATGAGTAGTATATACGACCCAAATACTAAAGAACAAGCAACTTTGATAGAAAATCTTATGTATTGGATGGGAATAATTATATTTTTTAGTATGAATGGTCATCACAAATTAATAATAGGCATACAGGAAAGTTTTCATTTGATAGAAATAGGTGAAAATTTAATACAAAATAATTTTTATTATATTGTACATGTATTTGTACAGTGCTTTACTATAGGATTTAAAATTGCGGTTCCTGTTATATTATCACTTATATTTACAGATTTAATAATGGGACTTATATCAAGAAGTGTGCCTCAATTAAATGTAATGATAATAGGTATGCCTTTAAAAATGCTAGTGGGTGTAGTTTTCTTTATGATAGCACTCCCATTTATAATAACAGAAATACATAATTTATTGAATAAAATACCAGATATACTAGATGGAACCTTAAGCATGGTAAATAATGATATGATGACCTCACTTGGACCAGTAGGTATAGTCTTATCAATGGGTGATGACAAAACAGAAGAACCCACAGCAAAGAAAAAAAGAGATGCTAGAAAAAAAGGTAATATTGCAAAAAGTAAAGAGGTAACAACGGCTATAACTTTAGTAGCTATGTTAATGATAATTTTTACTATGTCTGACTATATAATATTAGAAATTAAAAATTTTATGATTAATTTACTTAGCAGTAGTTTTAGTATGAACTTTGAAGGTGGAGTAATATTAAATTCACTTGGAAGTAAGATTTTACTTTCATTTATGAAAATATTTTTACCAATTGGATTTATCATAATGATATTTGGTGTAATAGGAAACCTTATTCAATCGGGTATGCTATTTACAGGAGAAGGACTTAAACCACAATTTTCAAAGTTGAATCCAATAAACGGCTTTAAAAATATGTTTTCTCTTAAAGCTTTAGGCACTTTAGTTAAAAGTATAGCTATTATAGGAATATTATTATACATTGGTTATTCTTTTATGAGCAAAAACTTTGAAGGAATTATGAAAAGTGCGGATATTTATCTTCCATATCTTTTAAATACCATAATTGAACTTATAAAATCGTTACTTGGGAAAATATGTTTAGCTGTTGTCTTAATAGCAATAGCTGATTATGCATATCAACGATTTACACATAATAAAGAGTTGAAAATGACTAAACAAGAAGTAAAAGAAGAATATAAACAGATGGAGGGAGACCCTCAAGTAAAAGGTAAAATAAAACAAAAACAAAGAGAACTCTCTAATAGTAGAATGATGCAAGCAGTACCTAGCGCGACAGTTATTGTAACAAATCCTACTCATATATCAATAGCAATCAAATATGAAAAAGGAATAGATTCTACTCCAATAGTAGTTGCAAAGGGTGCAGATATTGTAGCATTTAAGATAAGAGAAGTTGCGAAAGAACATGATATACCAATTATTGAAAATAAACCACTTGCAAGACTTATATATAAAGAGGTTGATATAGATAAGGAAATACCAGAAGAAATGTATCAAGCAGTGGCAGAAGTATTGGTGGCAGTTTATAAAATTAAAAACAAATATAAATAG
- the flhA gene encoding flagellar biosynthesis protein FlhA — translation MEKLDYKKRFDVIVGFGIIGIVLMIIIPLPTFLLDIMLAINISFAVLILLLTLLSTDILQLSIFPTILLVTTLFRIALNISSTRLILGEGYAGNIIEAFGSFVVGGNYVVGVIIFLIIVIIQMVVITSGSSRVSEVSARFTLDAMPGKQMSIDADLNAGMIDEKTARERRRKLQQEAGFYGAMDGASKFVKGDAIAGIIITLINVLAGMVIGVIMLDMSFSDAVQTYIRLTIGDGLVSQIPALLISVSAGILVTRADSDENFVNLFGKQLMSIPKAIAMTGAVLIVMGFIPGLPKLSFFTLGLGAILIAFLLNKEEKENQRELENEILEKNDAPPNIENAEDVSSYINVEPIEVEIGYGLIPLVDEASGGDLLQRIISVRKQCAIDMGIIVQPIRIRDNLQLNPNQYSIKIKGNVVAIYDLMPNMLLCMNPMGLAMDIDGIQTKEPTFGIDALWIKKEKAEEAELCGFTIVDPTTILVTHLLEIIKGKSHELVGRQEVKEIIDVTKERYSAVVDELIPDLLTLGEVQKVFQNLLREKVAIKDRVTILETLADHARNTRDIELLTEYVRMAMSRSICSDLVDENNSMTVATLSLELENMISNNLQRSVNGTYPAIDPDTTNYIFKNIQNITEDISFNNRPILLVSPKIRAPFRKLIEMVFPNVVILSLNEVPSDIQIKSQGVVCI, via the coding sequence ATGGAAAAATTAGATTATAAAAAACGATTTGACGTAATAGTTGGATTTGGAATAATTGGTATTGTTTTAATGATAATAATACCTTTACCGACATTTTTATTAGATATAATGCTAGCAATAAATATATCATTTGCAGTATTAATATTACTATTAACTCTTTTATCGACTGATATATTACAACTATCAATATTTCCAACAATATTGCTTGTTACCACACTATTTAGAATAGCTCTAAATATATCGTCAACAAGATTAATATTAGGGGAAGGTTATGCAGGAAATATAATAGAGGCCTTTGGTAGTTTCGTTGTTGGGGGAAATTATGTTGTAGGAGTAATTATATTCTTGATTATAGTAATTATCCAAATGGTAGTTATAACTAGTGGATCAAGTAGAGTATCAGAAGTTTCTGCAAGATTTACACTGGATGCAATGCCAGGTAAACAAATGAGTATAGATGCAGACTTAAATGCTGGAATGATAGATGAGAAGACAGCAAGAGAAAGAAGAAGAAAACTACAACAGGAAGCAGGATTTTATGGAGCTATGGATGGGGCTTCAAAATTCGTAAAAGGTGATGCAATAGCTGGAATAATTATAACTTTAATAAATGTACTTGCAGGTATGGTAATAGGAGTTATAATGCTAGACATGAGTTTTTCAGATGCGGTTCAGACATATATAAGACTTACAATCGGTGATGGACTTGTGAGTCAAATACCAGCATTATTGATATCTGTTTCGGCAGGTATATTAGTTACGAGAGCTGATAGTGATGAAAACTTTGTTAATTTATTTGGAAAACAGTTAATGTCTATTCCGAAAGCTATAGCCATGACGGGAGCAGTATTAATCGTAATGGGATTCATTCCAGGACTTCCTAAGTTATCATTTTTCACTTTAGGATTAGGAGCAATTTTAATTGCCTTCTTATTAAATAAAGAGGAAAAAGAAAATCAAAGAGAGTTAGAAAATGAAATATTAGAAAAAAATGATGCACCTCCTAATATAGAAAATGCTGAGGATGTATCTAGTTATATAAATGTTGAACCAATTGAAGTAGAGATTGGGTATGGATTAATACCACTAGTTGATGAAGCTAGTGGAGGTGACTTACTTCAAAGAATTATATCAGTAAGAAAACAATGTGCTATAGATATGGGAATAATAGTTCAGCCAATTAGAATAAGAGATAATTTGCAACTTAATCCAAACCAATATAGCATAAAAATTAAAGGAAATGTTGTAGCAATATATGATTTAATGCCTAATATGTTACTTTGTATGAATCCTATGGGACTTGCTATGGATATTGATGGTATACAAACTAAAGAACCAACATTTGGAATTGATGCATTGTGGATAAAAAAAGAAAAGGCAGAAGAAGCAGAATTGTGTGGATTTACTATTGTTGATCCAACTACCATATTGGTAACTCATTTACTTGAAATAATAAAAGGTAAATCTCATGAGTTGGTTGGAAGACAAGAAGTGAAAGAGATAATAGATGTAACTAAAGAAAGATATAGTGCAGTTGTAGATGAATTAATACCAGACTTGTTGACTTTAGGTGAAGTTCAAAAAGTATTCCAAAACTTGCTCAGAGAAAAAGTAGCTATTAAGGATAGGGTTACAATCCTAGAAACACTTGCAGATCATGCAAGAAATACTCGTGATATAGAGCTTTTAACAGAATATGTAAGAATGGCAATGAGTAGAAGTATATGTTCAGATTTAGTGGATGAAAATAATTCTATGACAGTTGCAACATTATCTTTAGAATTAGAAAACATGATCAGTAATAATTTACAAAGGTCAGTAAATGGAACTTATCCAGCAATTGATCCAGATACGACAAATTATATATTTAAAAATATACAGAATATAACTGAAGATATAAGCTTCAATAATAGACCTATATTATTAGTATCTCCAAAAATAAGGGCACCATTTAGAAAATTAATAGAAATGGTATTTCCAAACGTAGTAATTTTATCACTTAATGAAGTACCAAGTGATATACAGATAAAATCTCAAGGAGTAGTTTGTATATAG
- a CDS encoding sigma-70 family RNA polymerase sigma factor — protein METHEQEELIVSNMSLVRHIASKYYTNRIGMEYEDLVSYGVMGLIDASTKFDKNRGVKFSTFASIRISSYIIDEIRRHSPISRTYTSKIKEYNKCVEDLQNTYYRQPSLEEISKYMDISIKEANDIKLKMMNRSNVSLDGVIYEDESEVKLIDTIKEKEEQSPSAIIEKQELQEVMSKAIDNLKEKDKLVLSLYYYEEMTLKEIGLVLGVSESRVSQLNTRAISNLRAEMKRIKYID, from the coding sequence GTGGAGACACATGAACAAGAAGAACTTATTGTAAGTAATATGTCTCTTGTGAGGCATATAGCATCAAAATACTACACAAATAGAATTGGAATGGAATATGAAGATTTAGTAAGTTATGGAGTCATGGGGTTAATTGATGCAAGTACAAAGTTCGATAAAAACAGAGGTGTAAAATTTTCAACATTTGCATCTATTAGAATTTCATCATATATAATTGATGAAATAAGAAGGCATTCCCCTATTTCTAGAACTTACACAAGTAAAATAAAAGAATATAATAAATGTGTTGAGGATTTACAAAATACCTACTATAGGCAACCTAGTTTGGAAGAAATATCAAAATATATGGATATATCTATAAAAGAGGCAAATGACATAAAATTAAAGATGATGAATAGAAGTAATGTATCTTTAGACGGAGTCATATATGAAGATGAAAGTGAAGTTAAACTTATAGATACAATAAAAGAAAAAGAAGAACAATCACCTAGTGCTATTATTGAAAAACAAGAACTTCAAGAAGTAATGTCAAAGGCAATAGATAATTTGAAAGAAAAGGATAAATTAGTATTATCACTTTATTATTATGAAGAGATGACATTAAAAGAAATTGGACTAGTATTAGGTGTATCAGAATCAAGAGTATCTCAGTTAAATACAAGGGCAATCTCAAATCTAAGAGCAGAGATGAAAAGAATAAAATATATAGACTAA
- a CDS encoding flagellar hook-basal body complex protein, whose protein sequence is MLRGLYTSVSSMLTLQSRQGIITNNLANINTTGYKQETLLGKSFDEVMLSNNDNYKNGKANRQTLGNMSFGVRIDDTFTNYSQGTNVSTENNMDFAIEGNGFFEVMDNQNNRYYTRNGDFSVDAQGYLITSSGHYVLGVNNATGATERINVGNDSMSVSSDNRININGQERYRFRVVDFQNYDKLEKIGNGVYKGANPTNATNFNVKQGYLESSNVDSINSAALLMETVNEFEANQKVVQAMDSILYKIANEIGRV, encoded by the coding sequence ATGTTAAGAGGATTATATACATCAGTATCATCAATGTTAACACTTCAATCTAGGCAAGGTATTATCACTAATAATTTAGCTAATATAAACACTACAGGATACAAACAAGAAACTTTGCTTGGTAAGAGCTTTGATGAAGTTATGCTATCAAATAATGATAATTACAAAAATGGAAAAGCAAATAGGCAGACATTAGGAAACATGAGTTTTGGTGTGAGAATTGATGATACATTTACTAATTATAGCCAAGGTACTAATGTTTCAACGGAAAATAATATGGATTTTGCAATAGAGGGTAATGGCTTTTTTGAAGTTATGGATAATCAAAATAATAGGTATTATACAAGAAATGGTGATTTTAGTGTTGATGCACAGGGATATTTAATAACAAGTTCAGGTCATTATGTTTTAGGAGTTAATAATGCAACTGGAGCTACAGAGCGTATCAATGTAGGTAATGATAGTATGTCTGTTAGTTCAGATAATAGAATTAATATTAATGGTCAAGAAAGATATAGATTTAGAGTAGTTGATTTTCAAAACTATGATAAATTAGAAAAGATTGGAAATGGAGTTTATAAAGGTGCAAACCCAACTAATGCGACAAACTTTAATGTAAAGCAAGGTTACTTAGAAAGTTCAAATGTAGACTCTATAAATTCAGCAGCTTTGCTTATGGAAACTGTTAATGAATTTGAAGCCAATCAAAAAGTAGTGCAGGCAATGGATTCTATACTATATAAAATAGCTAATGAAATAGGAAGAGTATAA
- a CDS encoding flagellar hook-basal body complex protein has protein sequence MYNILRTSTSGMIANQEKINIASNNIVNSQTTGYKKLDVGFLDLYTKSLESDYNPHSSNGSLTGTGTKIAEATRNMVQGSLKNTGIDTNLAIDGEGYFCVIRPDGSHCLTRNGDFSLDANGTLVDANGNRVDITYTNGYNRGNVDLSDGKLNINKEGQIYLDDKMVGRINLYVTEGTNDLISVGDSLFALKEGANMHAYKEADIRQGHVEMSNVNLSSEMTDLITVQRAFQFNSKGIQAVDEMWGMINNLQSR, from the coding sequence ATGTACAATATATTACGTACTAGCACATCTGGCATGATTGCAAATCAAGAAAAAATAAATATTGCATCTAATAATATAGTAAATTCCCAAACAACAGGTTATAAAAAATTAGATGTAGGATTTTTAGATTTATATACGAAATCTTTAGAGAGTGACTATAATCCTCATAGTTCAAATGGTAGTTTGACTGGCACAGGAACAAAAATAGCAGAAGCAACTAGAAATATGGTTCAAGGATCTTTGAAAAATACTGGTATAGATACTAATTTAGCAATAGATGGAGAAGGGTATTTTTGTGTTATTAGACCTGATGGAAGTCATTGCCTTACGAGAAATGGAGATTTTAGTTTAGATGCAAATGGAACTTTAGTGGATGCAAATGGGAATAGAGTAGATATTACTTACACTAATGGATACAATAGAGGAAATGTTGATTTATCAGATGGTAAATTAAATATAAATAAAGAAGGACAAATATACCTAGACGACAAAATGGTAGGAAGAATTAATTTATATGTTACAGAGGGTACAAATGATTTGATTTCAGTTGGTGATAGTTTATTTGCTTTAAAAGAGGGAGCAAATATGCATGCATATAAGGAAGCAGATATTAGACAGGGACATGTTGAAATGTCTAATGTAAACTTATCAAGTGAAATGACTGACTTAATTACGGTACAAAGAGCCTTTCAATTTAATAGTAAAGGTATACAAGCTGTAGATGAGATGTGGGGCATGATTAATAATCTTCAATCAAGATAA
- a CDS encoding flagellar motor switch protein FliM: MVQDIKKYDFKKPQRYSSDNMRFVSVIAEEFCKNINIFLNYELKQKDIVCKVEKIEQTNYEEFTNMVTSDSVIVEHAIQPLVNGLIYQIDKGIALTFIDCMLGGDGNFDDYTRELTEIDKQLIHHASENFLTKLHVVEGCEYREVLEVHLNLGSSKKYPVSESVLIAHMKMIHDNKEVGKMRFCKPYSCMEPILPQLETKKLFKSKNIDYDFEFTNAIYNNVYAASTDVVALLGKAEIKVQELLDLNVGDVIKLDSKIEEEIELYIAGSKSFKCKPGLIENKRGVVVVDSIGKEE; the protein is encoded by the coding sequence ATGGTACAGGATATAAAAAAATATGATTTTAAAAAACCTCAAAGATATTCTTCCGACAATATGAGATTCGTATCTGTTATCGCAGAGGAATTTTGTAAAAATATTAATATATTTTTGAATTATGAATTAAAACAAAAAGATATAGTTTGTAAGGTAGAAAAGATAGAACAAACAAACTATGAAGAATTTACAAATATGGTAACTTCTGATTCTGTTATAGTAGAACATGCAATTCAGCCTTTAGTAAATGGTCTTATATACCAAATAGATAAAGGTATAGCTCTTACTTTTATAGATTGTATGTTAGGTGGAGATGGTAATTTTGATGATTATACAAGAGAGCTTACAGAAATTGATAAGCAGCTAATTCATCATGCCAGTGAAAATTTTTTAACAAAGCTTCATGTGGTTGAAGGTTGTGAATACAGAGAAGTATTAGAAGTTCACTTAAACCTTGGATCTAGCAAAAAATATCCAGTAAGTGAGTCAGTATTAATTGCTCATATGAAAATGATACATGACAATAAAGAAGTAGGAAAAATGAGATTTTGTAAGCCATATAGCTGTATGGAGCCAATATTACCACAATTAGAAACAAAAAAACTTTTTAAAAGTAAAAATATCGATTATGACTTTGAATTTACAAATGCAATATATAACAATGTTTATGCTGCCAGTACAGATGTTGTTGCCCTATTAGGTAAAGCAGAGATTAAAGTTCAGGAATTATTAGACCTAAATGTTGGAGATGTAATAAAATTAGATTCAAAAATAGAGGAAGAAATAGAACTTTATATTGCAGGATCAAAATCTTTTAAATGTAAACCTGGGCTTATAGAAAATAAAAGAGGTGTAGTGGTTGTAGACAGCATTGGTAAGGAGGAATAA
- the fliN gene encoding flagellar motor switch protein FliN — MAENFDRVLDIELEISTVLGRTKMTLKDVFELTKGSLIELDTLENQELEIFVNGRKIGYGEAVIVDQNFGIRITSILGEEELVKTLE, encoded by the coding sequence ATGGCAGAGAATTTTGATAGAGTATTAGATATAGAATTAGAGATAAGTACAGTATTAGGAAGAACAAAAATGACATTAAAGGATGTTTTTGAACTTACGAAAGGGTCATTAATAGAGTTAGACACATTAGAGAATCAAGAACTTGAAATATTTGTAAATGGAAGAAAAATTGGTTATGGAGAGGCTGTGATCGTAGATCAAAATTTTGGAATAAGAATAACAAGTATTCTTGGAGAAGAAGAACTTGTTAAAACTTTAGAATAA